The region GTGTGGCACTCGACATGACATACTGACATGCTGCGTAGAACACGATGTTCGTGCGGTTAGATAGGTCAGAAGGTCCGTTGGCACCGAAAGCAGATCGCGAGAATGATCTGGGCAGCTTCTGAGAATTTCGATTAGAACAAAATGATTCAGAATATCATTTTGTACCGCAATCACGAATATTATCTTGCTGTTGATCAGTTGATGTCTTTAGCGGGTGGCATCAGTGCTGCAACCTGAGCAGTTCATCGACGGAACACCTTCAagaatctttcccaaaaacaaaccaaccacaaaccaaaacaaacaccggAAGAGAGTAgaggggggaagaaaaaaaaaacgtcccgCAACGGGACACACTTTCTTCGCAGGTCATCCGCCCGGTATGTGAGCGGAGATGAGACCACAATCGCAAATCACAACTCGCTGACGAGCATCGCAATCGTTACGCTCATTTGTAAGCCTCGACCCCGGCGGCGATCCGGTGTTGAAAGATTCTccaagcacacagcacagcttcTTCGCGCAGCAGCGTCAACagcacccagccagccagccagccagtccgccCCACGTGGTCCCTTCGAAAACGggtggaggtttttgggggggctgTGGAAGTCGGGCAGACGTCGGAGCGGAGAGTGGCAGTTGAATTACACCATCATCGGTACGCTGACATCGACCGGTGCCCGCGGTGTCCGCGGTGGCACGTGCCCGTGAAACGCGTGAATCCGTATCCAACACTCCAGCCGGAAGACATTGACTCCCGGCAGCTCGGGAGCGACTatactactgttgctactgctgaccGACCGCACATTGTAGCACCTCTTGGTTGGTTAAGCGCACTTCCACCTCGATCTGTTGATCTAGACCTCGGGCCaaggaaaacaatcaaacaacaacaaagatgcgacgacgatcggtAGGGCCTGATCCTGATCTCGTGCGGGAGGATGGGCTTGCGGGTGTTGGGCGAATAATTTGCTGGAAGTGTTGAAACCGTCTGCAACAACAGCCGCCACTCTGTGGGAGAGGTGTGATCAGGAAGCAAGTGTCTCACCATTGCCAATGGAGTGCGTTGAGGAGAGAGACTTTGCCGGAGTGTGGAGCGGAATCGCAGTGACACTGGGTAGCATTCGGTTGGGCGCAAAATGTTGGTACAAACATGTTCCAAAAAGAGTTCGAGAACCGACCTAGAAACGGAAATAGATTGATCTGATGCTACGTATCATACATGTCGGAACTCAAATCAAACCGAATAGAACACCGAAGTTCGGCCTGTCTTCTGCCCAAACCTTCTTCAAAAGGATAGCGGAAAGCGATTTATGTCTTGTTAAGTTTAAAATGATTGCAATTCGTTCAACCATACGACAGGGGACCATAAATCGTGCCGAACTAATTGTCAATTTCGTGGCACACATGCACCGTCGGCACAGTCACTGAGGGCGTGATACTGACACGTTGCCTTTCGCGCACCGCGAGACTTCGTCACGGgatttacatttcattcacACTTCGATCAGCGCGCGAGAACGACGCGATCACGTTGCTCCGTACCCGTTCCTTAGTTTTTGCAACACTTGAACTGCAAAAACAAATGAGGATCCGTTCCGAACGAACGTAGCTGGATAACTCGTCGACGGTGTCGAGATTTATTGGAGCCACAACCCACTGCTGTTCGGGGATGACAATTCCGTAGCTCTACTGTCCCGGTTACAAAGAAGGAACTCGCTCTGCGTGTGTCACCGTGACGGTTCGCTTCGCATGTAAACGGTTTGAAGGAATGTTCAGCTAAACAGTACACCGCGCACGAAACGGGCGGGTTGACATGTCGAATGGTTTGATAAATGGTACCGACACTGACTTCACACTAATTCGATGAAATTGTTCACATTCCGTGTAGGAATCCCGGCTGTAAGAGAGCATCACGGCCACCAGAATGCCATATGCGAGCATAACATTGCTTCGgagatgttgttttgtgtctgAAGGGACGAGAGCATCATTGGTGCCGGAGAATAAGACAATGCGAAACATAGAATCATGAAATATGGTCCCTTTGATGGAAAGTGTCAGAAACTAATCGTAACGATCAATAAGAAAGCTATGCAAGTaccaaatgttttttttcataagcCGTGAACCATTAACAGAAAACTACACTTGACTACCATTACAACTGCAGCCACGAGTACTCGCTTTTGCCCTGGACTAGtaaacgatttaaaaaaaaatctataatcCTCACCGACACTTAAGACGTAACAAGTTAGTGACAACTACCGTGTCGAAGAGCCATCGTTCTCGGAAAAACCATAAACGCATCTCTTATCCCTTGTCATCGCAGCCCGAGTTACCTCGAATCAACTCATCTCTGACCAAACTGAGACAGACCCCAAACTGCTTTCTGCAGGAGACGCCACTTTGGGTGCGTGTTCCTGGCTTTTGAATGCCTTACACCCCAAAAACTCTTTTTCGATGGCGGcggcaaaccaaccaaccgaccaacccaCAGTGGAAGCTCAAGCGAGTCAAATGTTTATGATCTGTGAAAAATGCTCGATGATTGCttaatggtggtggcgtccgGGGAACGGTGCGTCGGTTCCACGTTTCCACGGTCTTGCTCGGTCGAACTTCCGAAAACCCGACATTCCGTCAGCGGTAAACGAGAGCCCCGAAGGCGCAAAttatgcttctgcttctctcaTGGTCGTCGGTTTTAGGCAGTGAGGGTCCTAACTCATCTCCCAacctttttattcttttctacTTTTCCGTGCCGCGCCGCAAGAAACAGCAAGAGCCCGTCTAGACGGACGATTCGATTTGCGTACAATTTACGAGACCGAAAATGGCGGTGCTGATGACGGCGACCGCGGGGCGGCGAACCTTCGGCGGTGTGCGCACTTTTCCGCATTCTAAGTATTGCCTCCAAGTAAAGGGGAGCGAGATTTTGGtcatttttttcactctctctctctctcgctctgtgttaTGTGCCTTAGCACTTTGTGGCGTTTTGGGAAAAAGATGATTTATCCttctttcgatggtttttcggGACCTATTTTTAGCCTCCCCGGCAGTAAAGGGTCTAGTGGTCGTGTGCTGGCGTGCGTAAACACAGTTCCTCGggaaaaaatatatattcCACGCCAAGGTTGTTAATGGGCGCTCGCAGTCATTCGCAGTATCGTACCTGGTACGGTTGCGCACAGGCAACGCGTTTGCGATAAGCAGGCGGCGAGCGTTTAGTCACTTCTTTCGTCACCTTCCACTAATCCAGGTTTAAtgatttcttctttcttttcttgttctcATCCTGCCCCCCTCACAGCCTGCCTGCAAAATGCCAACAAGGGTCAGTACAATCCGCTGGAACAGGTTGAACAGCTAAGCATCAACTGTGACAGTGAGCAATCATCGCCGGTACACGGGACTCACAGCCATCTCGGATCGGGAATTGGGCCCGGTGGCCACAACCTTACCACGTTGAACCTCTCAGTCAacctccacaacaacaacaacaacaacaacagcatcagtaaCAACAAAAATCTGTTCGAGCACTCGGCAGGCAGCCGTCGAAGCAGATCGAACGGTCGTTCAAGGACCTCCAGAAGATGCCAGGACACCGACTCGTCGCCCAGGGAACGTAATGACCAGTCAACCGATGGAGACGAGCTGGATGATCTCGGTTGCAGTCCGGAAGAGGACGAACAAGAGACAACTGGTGCGAGCGATGACGATTCTACTAGTGCtacaggcggtggtggtggtgacactgATGGTAgaagtagtggtggtggtgggggtgttACTACAAGTAGTAAGAAAACCTCCAcatcgaacggacggacgggctcCTCCACAGGCACGGCCACTTCTGGCAAGCAGCCACAGCAGGCAGGGCAACTGAACCGTAAGGCCCCGGGCCTGTCCAGTGGTCCCGGTGACCTGCCGGATAAGCCTTATCATCCGACGCTcgcctcggtggtggtggtgctggagggtAAACACTTGTGGGACAAGTTCCACGAGCAGGGCACGGAGATGATTGTGACGAAGGCGGGACGGCGCATGTTTCCGACCTTCCAGGTGAAGGTGGAGGGGCTGAACTTGGCCACCGAGTATCTCATGATCATGGACTTTGTGCCGCTGGACGATAAGCGGTATCGATACGCGTTCCACACGTAAGTGACCGCGCTCGATCGGCGCTCGGTCCACGCGCGCTCGCAACATCCTAACGCGCATTCGCATGACTGCATttcgccgatgccgattggAAATAGCACGCTGATATGCCTCTCATTGATCGATGCTCGTGGCATGCTATCGGGATTCTCGGTCACTGCCATTCGTGTCTGAGATTATCTTAACGATTGCGTAATTGGAGAGTGCAGCGCGTTGACACCGCATTCGATGACAAATCGTCGCATGTTCTGGAGGAGTATGACTAATCGAGAAATGGAATAATCGACTCATCTAATCGTCTTAATCCTGTTGATACTAATGATAAGGATTTTTGCACTaattggaattgttttttgtttgattttttaacaACCAAACTAGTCTTACCAAACATAAATATGTGACTCACAGACCTTATACAACcttgcaaataaataaaaaaaaccggtggcaTGTGTACTAAAAGATCCACTAACGCTTCATCTGCTATAGTGAGTGATGTTTACTACAAAATATTATAGGATTTTAGTAAAATAACAACACACGTAAAACAAATAcataaaaaacattaaaacgaaCACAACTGCACCCTTCATGACGATTACTGCAGCTCGAGCTGGGTGGTGGCCGGTAAAGCGGACCCGATATCCCCGCCGCGCATCAGCGTCCATCCGGATTCGCCGGCAACGGGCGCTACGTGGATGAAGCAAACCATCTCCTTCGATAAGCTGAAGCTCACCAACAATCAGCTCGATGACAATGGACACGTAAGTAGACATAACATGCCAGGCTCTCCGCCTTTTCAAACTTCCTTcattgctttccattccattcgacaGATCATCCTTAACTCGATGCACCGCTACCAGCCTCGGCTGCACGTGTGCTACTTTACGCGCAACGGCATCAAGGACGAAAGGGACATGCTGACGCACCGGACGTTCGTCTTTCCCGAAACCTCGTTCACGGCGGTCACCGCCTACCAGAACCAGCGGGtaagtaccaccaccatcaccgcgggAGCGCCGGAAGCCACCGCAGCATCAACCTCCGACGAAGTGCAAGTGCTCGCAACATGAAACGGTGGCGCAGCACTGTTTACTCGCACTCGCCCGgagagctctctctctttctctctctctctctctctctctcgcgggcCACAGTGATGCCACATCCTTTTCTCATTACGCACGACCAAACAAACGATTAGCGCGTAGCGCAAGCCCTCGGTCTGTTTAATGTTTATCTTCCCCAAAAGCCGAGCATAACGATCAAGCTGGGAGTTGGAGGAGCTACCTACGAACTCATTTTTGGGCAACGGGAAGCGGGGCTGGCAACGGGACTAATTATTGATGTAGCTACCGCTCCGCTCCGTAGTCCGCTCCCTGGGTATTTGGCCGGGTCGTCAATGCGTCTACGGTGTGTCGATGTCTTCCCCAAAGGGAGTCGCGTTTATTTGCGTCTAACTCCGGGACCGGGAAGGCGCTGTGTCTGCGCTGGTAAGATCAAGGCTGACGATCATCATATTGATCCCATTTGAGTCCTCCACGTTAGACCGCGTGTTCACATCGTACAATTCGTACGAAACCATAAACATGCCGAAAACGCAAACGCGGCGACTTTTTGGCAGTATTTGGTGCGCACAACGCACTCGCGCGCTCTTCGAACTTCGAACGTGCCGCCAAATGGGAGAACGTCGTAAAGGCGAACGCGACACGAACGCCGCCGGGTCGCCGTGGATCGTAAATTCTAAAACACGCCTAAATCATAAAAACCTCCGCAATATCGTCGCTCGATCGGTCGTCTTACTTTGGTGAACCAAAGCCCGGTTCAGCTCCGGCTGCACTCTCGGCCCGGACTGCACGGTGACGATCTTGCTCGAGGGGGCGCTAATATGTCACGCTAGTAGCGGAGGGCGCGGTTACGCTTTCGATCGCACTCGtgcgtctgtttgtgtgggtaCAAGAAGAGCTGCACAGCGATTAAAAGTAATGAATGGGTTTAAATATTTTGACAGATATTACAAAGTAGAAAAGATATATGGAAACCGTGGATGGGCGGGTGGGCGCTACTGTGTCACGCCTTGGAATCTGCCATCCAACCGCCAAGCAGGCAGCCAGTGATCGCGGGAGTCAAACGCGAGGAGTCGAGCAGTGCCGTTTGGTGGTGAAgagataataaattttccttccTCGGCGTTTCTGAGTGTTTTCTTCATGGATTTCATAATTGATTCGAACGCCAAACACACTCCGTCTCGCGATTGCTGGGGGGGATCATTAATGAACCGGGAATGGGGCACGTTCACGTTCCAGTGGGTGCGTTTGAGCGCGCTGGAGTATCTTGCTAATTTTTGGGGACAACTTGGCGCTCGAATGTGGTAATAGCATGTAAATTGCATTTAACGATTATTTGACATTTGcgcttttactttcttttcccACAGGTAACGCAGCTAAAAATAGTGAGCAATCCGTTCGCGAAAGGATTCCGCGATAATGAAACCAATGAGGAGTAAGTATTCAAATAGTACTCAAATGGtagattgttgtttttttttataaaaaagatTGTAGTATCGTAGTTGTAAAGCAGACCATTAAAAAaagcttttaattttttttgttatgtacCTTCTTCCCTACCGGATTGGTGgcattaaatcataaaaacatACCAGTCATGGGCCACAAAAAATGCATCTTTTACTTATTAATCAAAATCAACCGATCTGtaacaaatgtttaaaaccCCGTTCGGTAGCTCCATCCTCCTTTCCTCGATTGAGGAAAGCAAAAACTTAAATAGAATATTTGTCATGAAAAGACTTAAATGCCTGAATTTTCAGGATCTTAGAGTTCATGATAGAAACAGTATTATCCTTCTCATAGAACTTGAAACACACTTCACGATCCACCATGCCAAGATACCTTTGAACGACAAAACAGTTCATCTATGCTATGCATGCTGTGTCCGCGATCTACTCGCTGCACGATCCGTTCGCCCACATACCGTCTATCTTCTGCATCTCCATTCATCAGCGATTCGTTGACACCGTAGTTATTGTTTTCTGCGTggcggtgtttgtgtgtctgtggggttcaaaatcaaaataaacttCTCTCAACTGCATTCCGCGGGGCAATAAAAGTGCCACCAACTCCCATCAGCAGTACAATTAAACACCGGCAGCTCGGGCTCGTTCCAATGCTGCCCGTGCTTCACACCTTACACACCAAGCAACGCAATCGCGCCAAGCACCGCGAGCCCTGTTCACGCGATGTCACCACCACAATAATCTGTCACattcccaccctccccccccttcctttttGAGAGAGTCATTGGGGTGCTAGTTTATGTTTATCTTAACTACATTTactttatttatgtttatacTACGGGAAGGACTGGTGCTATTGGAATATATTGTATCTCTTCCAATCTCATTCTCACCGTTGATCGCGACCGTTCATTATCGCATCCTCGGCTTAGCCCAACCATTGCCAGTCTTCGCGGCCTATTTCGAATGCCAGGGGAGGGCAACCTGGCAATGAGAGCAGTGCCAGTGCTgtcaaattaattaatttactcAGCAAACTCTTATCGTTCGCTCGAAAATCGCTCCAATCGTGATTGCATTCCAAAACAGACACTGCCAATCATTGTCAAGGTGCTCACCGTCTTTATCATAATTTCCACCCGCAGCCCTTGCCCAGAGAGTGTCTAGAGACCATGGCAACTGCGTCGGTTTACagaccatttttcattttgtcggATAAAATCCTTGATACGCTACTAAAGGCGCGCTACGCTCGGAAGCGCTCGATtcgtttccatccatttccaaAGCGCCGGAGCTGCCACGAAATGCGTTGGATGATGCGTTGGATGGGGTTCGCATTCGACCGGAATCCGGACCGACCGGATCACCTTCCGCCGGTTACGCTGCGGAGCACCGTGGATCCATGCCAAATAAATTCCATTCAATGTGATATCGTTAAAACGAATGATTATGGTATGTTTATGCTAGTGCTATAGCACGCGTGCCGGGGGCACCTGCTTACGCagctaccaaccaaccactcaTCCGTGCGGATCTCGATGGCGGATTGGAATGATTCGTGTGCTTCAATGCCAGTGTTTAGATAATCCGTCTTCCCGCTGTAGCCTCGTTGTTGGATTGGAGCAGCGAGGAGCAGCATGATAAATTCGGCAGCTCTATGACATCCTTGGAATTTATTCGAGGCGCAAGGGTAACAGACACCCACAGGGCATGGGATGCCCGAGAACAAGAGCACCACAGTGCCAACAAATTAGAGAATAGTGGAATAGCCGTAGAACCTGATCTTCGATCTCGATGAATGCAAACAATTGAATCACTCAACGGCATTCAGTAGGAAACGATTTCGCCTCGACCAACGAATTGAATATGCCTCGGCCAGCATCTCCTTCATCGCAACATTGAAGAGGCTCTCGAGGGGAGGGGCCGCTTAATGATCAGCCCGCGATAACACGTACCATGCTGCTTGCGATCCAGATGTTGCGCATTGCAAACCGCTCCCCCCCCGAGCCAATTTCGAGGAGAGTGCGGCTTTCATCGATATTTTAttagaaacataaataaacactCCTAATCATTGCATCAAACTTGAACGTGAAGCAATGGcgtggactggactggaccggaCTGGATGGATTCGCTCCCGCTCGCCGCCCTCGCATGGATGTCCGCCTTTCTCGATTGAACCAATTTCGTGGCGGGAAACGAAGATCGAGAGTAAACAATAATGTACCGAGAAAGGGAAACGGACGCTCTCGGGTGCGTGTGGGCGTAGCGAGAAGTTAAAAATCATCCCCGGGACGAGCAACAAGGGTCTGGAATCTGGAGGACGatgggtaaaaaaaaaacacttttcaaacTTCACGCCACACCTCGAGGGGCCACTGGGTGGAATTTCGGACCTTTCCTCAAGCAATCGGTGGATCGGTTTTCTTTCGCGGTGAAGCGAGGCCAATGATTATCGCTTGGCGTTCCCTTTATTTACACTCTATGGTCTATGATCGTAACAGCAGTGCCCCCGGAGTGGTGgtttcgccagccagcagatcTACAGATCACCTTCACTCTTGTGGTAGATGACGACATCCTGGAAGAAGGCGTTGGGCACCTGGTAGAACACGGTCTCATCGATCGGACGATCCAGCGGATAACCGAAGGCGTAGCTATCGACGTAACGTGCACCGGATCCAATACCACACGACAGCACCGGATCGAATCCGGTGTACTGCGGCACGGCCGGCTCATGGTACGGTGACACAATGACAAACAGCTGGTACGGCATGCCACCCTTCTTGCCCTTCGGCAACATCAAACGGTTCGGGAACCCACAGTGTGCCTCGGTCATATCGAGCGGGAACTGCTCGCCACCCTGATAACCAACCATCACCCGACGATACAGCTCGTAGAACGTGGTCCGATCCTTGACATACCCGTTGAAGTGAGTCGAGGTGCGCGTGATCACATTCTTGCCCACCGTCAGCTCCTGCACGAAGTAGTCCAGCTCGTAGAAGTTCTCACGGTTCGCGTTCAGTGTGTACGGTGTACCGTACTCATCGTACTTCGGTCCAAGGAAAACGCGCACCACCGATTTACCCGCCTTCTCCGCCGTCAGACTGATCTTGTACGTGAACGGTTTGTGGTTGAGGCGCATCGTGCGTGCCTTGATGACCACCGGGTCCGGTTTGTACTCGATCTCACCGAATCCATCGTACTTCCCGGCCACATACGGCTCCGGCTCGATGTCGATCGCGTTCGTGATGTCCAGATCGAACTGATCGAATAATGTCTGCAGTCGGTCCACCACGACACCGTCGATCTTCACTCCCGGATAGTGCAGCTCATCGTACGTGTACTTGGGTAGATGATCCTTGAACTGATAGTAGTAGTGCACGATACGCTTGTAGATCTGATAAAACACTGGATCGCGCAACGCAGACTCGTAGTGCTCGAGAACGCTCGGGATGACCTGATAATGCTCAACCGGCTCGATGGCCGCTCCCATAATGATCCGGGCGTACATGGCCACGTACTTGAAGAACCGCGTCCCGAAGCTATCCGGATTGGCCTGAATGAGATTACCGAGCACTTCGACCGACTCCGGGGTGCTCAGGTTAACGAGCTTACCGTCGGGCAGCATGAAGAAACCCTGATCAATCGCATCCCTTAGCCGCTTCTCGTAGCTCACCACCTGACGAATCTCGTGATGGTGCTTCGTATGATCCGCATGATAATGGTTGTCCCGGACCGGGAAGCTATGCCCATTGTAGTACTGCAGATCCGGATAGTAACCGGTCTCGATCGGTTTCCACCACGAAAACTCGGGAATGTGTCCAAGATCGTTCGACAACCGCTCGAGGTAGTACCGGgcaaggagctgctggtgctcgaaCAGATAAAGCTCTCCGCGGCGATCCTTCTTCAAACCGAACTGCTCACCACCGAGCCAGAACGGATAATCGGTGTGcaggtagtagtagtagctgttCAGCCCAATGTCCTCGGTGAAGTAAGCGATCTTTTGCTCCGGGTTCGTGTGCACGTACCAGCCGGTGTAGTTGGCCGGGATGACCACACTGTAAACGCCGTCGACCTTGCTCATACCGTAGTAGCCCTGCATTTTGTACTGCTGAGCCCGCTGGATGACCTCGGTGTTGATGAAGTGGTACGGGCTGATCTCGTACGGTGCCG is a window of Anopheles aquasalis chromosome 2, idAnoAquaMG_Q_19, whole genome shotgun sequence DNA encoding:
- the LOC126572388 gene encoding T-box transcription factor TBX1 — its product is MMHHLDYANGHRHHGEMNGPSGVSMLHEPSYSNLVGSMQTGTDVLNGPDFLHHYGPSAAAAAAAAAAAAVDYWSPVAYKNGTNPMKAMEACLQNANKGQYNPLEQVEQLSINCDSEQSSPVHGTHSHLGSGIGPGGHNLTTLNLSVNLHNNNNNNNSISNNKNLFEHSAGSRRSRSNGRSRTSRRCQDTDSSPRERNDQSTDGDELDDLGCSPEEDEQETTGASDDDSTSATGGGGGDTDGRSSGGGGGVTTSSKKTSTSNGRTGSSTGTATSGKQPQQAGQLNRKAPGLSSGPGDLPDKPYHPTLASVVVVLEGKHLWDKFHEQGTEMIVTKAGRRMFPTFQVKVEGLNLATEYLMIMDFVPLDDKRYRYAFHTSSWVVAGKADPISPPRISVHPDSPATGATWMKQTISFDKLKLTNNQLDDNGHIILNSMHRYQPRLHVCYFTRNGIKDERDMLTHRTFVFPETSFTAVTAYQNQRVTQLKIVSNPFAKGFRDNETNEDSQDRSAPSMGERLKSERTSSSSYKKDSEMVGAVSSMAPTPSAVGANSSSSVRISTLSGGGTITSATGASNGVATTTSPTATLGNGAIATLGPHSPSLAGSPGSSAAIGGGGASLSPYGLSPHSGASCGGGASTGSTLGQPYASDASGFGPIYHHHHHHHHHNPLVGAPTYMAPHPAATAATSSFVEKYKLGSTASSSSSASSPPPPPLPLPPAGTPLTPPHGASYSGHYQGHFYAAGTGHHAMTHGRMATVASIACRERSEHAWYP
- the LOC126569737 gene encoding hexamerin-1.1-like, with the translated sequence MKSFALLVLGATFAFASAAFVPSTTEVKYAEKEFLHKQEDLLLLFRHLYEKDWNPQLVAYAKNFHFKESPELFKHEPTSQWATKLWQYYEHGLLPKGEVFSVYEEHHLEQAIALFRVLYHAKDWETFYKVAAWARYYCNEGMFVYALTVAVTHRPDLAGFVLPAPYEISPYHFINTEVIQRAQQYKMQGYYGMSKVDGVYSVVIPANYTGWYVHTNPEQKIAYFTEDIGLNSYYYYLHTDYPFWLGGEQFGLKKDRRGELYLFEHQQLLARYYLERLSNDLGHIPEFSWWKPIETGYYPDLQYYNGHSFPVRDNHYHADHTKHHHEIRQVVSYEKRLRDAIDQGFFMLPDGKLVNLSTPESVEVLGNLIQANPDSFGTRFFKYVAMYARIIMGAAIEPVEHYQVIPSVLEHYESALRDPVFYQIYKRIVHYYYQFKDHLPKYTYDELHYPGVKIDGVVVDRLQTLFDQFDLDITNAIDIEPEPYVAGKYDGFGEIEYKPDPVVIKARTMRLNHKPFTYKISLTAEKAGKSVVRVFLGPKYDEYGTPYTLNANRENFYELDYFVQELTVGKNVITRTSTHFNGYVKDRTTFYELYRRVMVGYQGGEQFPLDMTEAHCGFPNRLMLPKGKKGGMPYQLFVIVSPYHEPAVPQYTGFDPVLSCGIGSGARYVDSYAFGYPLDRPIDETVFYQVPNAFFQDVVIYHKSEGDL